A single Dechloromonas denitrificans DNA region contains:
- the ispH gene encoding 4-hydroxy-3-methylbut-2-enyl diphosphate reductase has product MQVILANPRGFCAGVERAIAIVERALEKFGAPIYVRHEVVHNKFVCDDLRAKGAVFIEELSEVPPGSTVIFSAHGVSRAIREEAEERGLKVFDATCPLVTKVHVEVGKMRNQTLEVVMIGHKGHPEVEGTMGQSRDGMYLVETADDVEKLQVKSPEQLSFVTQTTLSVDDASKVIDALRHRFPEIQGPKKDDICYATQNRQDAVKALTEQCDLVLVVGSPNSSNSRRLKEVAIARGVDAYLIDGPDEIDVAWFDGKTRVGVTAGASAPDVLVSRVLERIKNLADATVVQADGVVEGVSFPLPRELLS; this is encoded by the coding sequence ATGCAAGTCATCCTCGCCAACCCCCGCGGCTTCTGTGCCGGCGTCGAACGCGCCATCGCCATCGTCGAGCGCGCCCTGGAGAAATTCGGTGCGCCGATCTATGTTCGTCACGAAGTCGTGCACAACAAGTTCGTCTGCGACGACCTGCGCGCCAAAGGGGCGGTTTTTATCGAGGAGTTGAGCGAGGTACCGCCCGGCAGCACAGTAATATTCAGCGCCCACGGCGTTTCCAGGGCGATCCGTGAAGAAGCCGAAGAGCGCGGTCTGAAGGTCTTTGACGCTACTTGCCCACTGGTCACCAAGGTGCACGTCGAGGTCGGTAAAATGCGCAATCAGACCCTTGAAGTGGTGATGATCGGCCACAAGGGGCATCCGGAAGTTGAAGGAACGATGGGGCAGAGCAGGGATGGGATGTATCTCGTCGAGACTGCTGACGATGTTGAGAAATTGCAAGTGAAGTCGCCGGAGCAGCTTTCCTTTGTAACCCAGACCACGCTGTCGGTTGATGACGCTTCAAAGGTCATTGATGCTCTGAGGCACCGCTTTCCTGAGATTCAGGGGCCGAAAAAAGACGATATTTGCTATGCCACACAGAACCGGCAAGATGCTGTTAAAGCACTAACTGAACAGTGTGATTTGGTGCTGGTTGTTGGTAGCCCGAATAGTTCTAACTCCCGTCGCTTGAAAGAAGTGGCCATTGCGCGGGGGGTTGATGCATATCTAATCGATGGTCCTGACGAAATCGATGTGGCTTGGTTTGATGGAAAGACCCGGGTCGGTGTTACAGCCGGTGCTTCAGCACCTGATGTTCTTGTTTCACGCGTGCTGGAGCGAATCAAGAACCTGGCAGATGCGACGGTCGTGCAGGCGGATGGTGTCGTAGAGGGTGTTTCCTTTCCTTTGCCGCGGGAGTTGCTCAGTTAA
- the queG gene encoding tRNA epoxyqueuosine(34) reductase QueG, protein MHDQDSTVNYAALKENIREAGKKLGFAAVGVARADPGLAAEHLRQWLAEGCHGEMDYMARHAELRAAPGLLHPGTLTVISAAVDYLPHGKTVDQPEQAAISRYAQGRDYHKVVRNRLQKLADAIAAIIGPFGYRVFSDSAPVMEVEFASQAGLGWRGKHTLLLSKEGSWRFLGEIYTDLPLPPDTPVKEHCGSCTACLGACPTGAIVAPYKVDARRCISYLTIELAGAIPEEFRPLIGNRIYGCDDCQLCCPWNRFAQIGAAEFAPRHGLDTACLSELFAWSEAEFNDRLAGNPIRRIGHERWLRNIAVALGNGPATLAAKNALNARSDHPSLLVREHVAWALARLSAD, encoded by the coding sequence ATGCACGATCAGGACTCCACTGTGAATTACGCAGCACTTAAGGAAAATATCCGCGAGGCTGGAAAGAAACTTGGCTTTGCTGCCGTTGGCGTGGCCCGCGCCGATCCCGGCCTGGCCGCCGAACACCTGCGGCAATGGCTGGCCGAGGGCTGCCACGGCGAGATGGATTATATGGCTCGGCATGCCGAATTGCGCGCGGCGCCCGGCCTGTTGCACCCGGGAACGCTGACCGTGATATCGGCGGCGGTGGACTATCTACCGCATGGCAAAACCGTCGATCAGCCGGAACAGGCAGCGATTTCGCGCTACGCCCAAGGGCGGGATTACCACAAGGTCGTGCGCAATCGCCTGCAAAAGCTGGCGGATGCCATCGCCGCAATCATCGGCCCTTTCGGGTACCGTGTCTTCTCCGATTCGGCGCCGGTCATGGAAGTTGAATTCGCCAGCCAGGCCGGGCTTGGCTGGCGCGGCAAGCACACCCTGTTGCTATCGAAGGAAGGCTCCTGGCGCTTTCTCGGCGAAATCTATACCGACCTACCACTGCCGCCCGACACCCCGGTCAAGGAGCACTGTGGCAGCTGCACGGCCTGCCTGGGCGCCTGCCCAACCGGCGCCATCGTCGCTCCCTACAAGGTCGATGCCCGACGCTGCATCTCCTACCTGACCATCGAACTGGCCGGGGCCATTCCCGAGGAATTCCGGCCACTAATCGGCAACCGCATTTACGGTTGCGACGATTGCCAGTTGTGCTGCCCGTGGAACCGTTTCGCGCAAATCGGCGCCGCAGAATTCGCCCCACGTCATGGCCTGGATACCGCCTGCTTGAGCGAATTATTCGCCTGGAGTGAAGCCGAATTCAATGACCGTCTGGCCGGCAACCCAATCCGCCGTATCGGCCATGAGCGCTGGCTGAGAAATATTGCCGTGGCGCTGGGCAATGGACCCGCTACGCTCGCTGCCAAAAATGCGCTGAACGCGAGAAGCGACCACCCCTCGCTGCTGGTCCGCGAACATGTCGCCTGGGCGCTGGCCCGTCTGAGCGCTGACTAA
- a CDS encoding STAS/SEC14 domain-containing protein has product MIVIDHQPSRVSISVFGEFTLADYKEFEEVVNFKVKFEGPVDLLFDLSQMADLTIDVAWEEIKFSRAHANDFKRIAVVTDSQWVTWSAWLSQTFVNADVEVFANVEEAKLWLAPEV; this is encoded by the coding sequence ATGATTGTTATCGACCACCAACCCAGTCGCGTCAGCATCTCCGTCTTCGGTGAATTCACGCTGGCTGACTACAAGGAATTTGAAGAAGTCGTCAATTTCAAGGTCAAGTTCGAGGGACCGGTTGACCTGCTTTTCGACCTCAGCCAGATGGCCGACTTGACCATCGACGTCGCTTGGGAAGAGATCAAGTTCTCCCGTGCCCACGCCAACGATTTCAAGCGTATCGCCGTGGTTACCGACAGCCAGTGGGTGACCTGGAGTGCCTGGCTGTCGCAGACCTTTGTCAATGCCGATGTCGAAGTGTTTGCCAATGTCGAGGAGGCCAAGCTATGGCTAGCGCCGGAAGTGTAA
- a CDS encoding sulfurtransferase, with amino-acid sequence MASAGSVSYPTLVDPATLQAHLGDPDWLVVDVRHQLADTGYGERAYADGHISGAVFLHCDRDLSGPMTGSNGRHPLPSPVDLAARLGEIGIGGATQVVVYDDAQGMIAGRLWWLLRWLGHDRVALLDGGLQAWLAAGGTLDRQTPTLRPASFVPEVRDWMVDAGYVQAFLATSRMHLVDARSPDRFRGENETIDRVGGHIPGAVNRFFRDNLQADGRYKPAAQLRAEWLAVLAGSPAKQVVHQCGSGVSACHNLLAMEIAGLPGSRLYAGSWSEWCADSSRPVATG; translated from the coding sequence ATGGCTAGCGCCGGAAGTGTAAGTTATCCAACGCTGGTCGATCCGGCGACGCTGCAGGCTCACCTCGGTGATCCGGATTGGTTGGTCGTCGACGTGCGTCATCAATTGGCCGATACCGGCTATGGTGAACGGGCCTACGCCGATGGGCATATTTCCGGTGCCGTCTTCCTGCACTGCGACCGCGACCTTTCGGGGCCGATGACCGGCAGCAACGGTCGTCATCCGCTGCCGTCGCCGGTCGATCTGGCGGCCCGTCTGGGCGAGATCGGCATCGGCGGGGCGACGCAGGTGGTGGTGTATGACGACGCCCAGGGCATGATTGCCGGCCGTTTGTGGTGGCTGTTGCGCTGGCTCGGCCATGACCGGGTGGCGCTGCTTGACGGCGGGCTGCAAGCCTGGCTGGCGGCCGGCGGGACGCTTGATCGCCAAACGCCGACGCTGCGCCCGGCTTCCTTCGTGCCCGAAGTACGCGACTGGATGGTCGATGCCGGTTACGTGCAGGCTTTTCTGGCGACCTCGCGGATGCATCTGGTCGATGCCCGTAGTCCGGATCGTTTCCGCGGCGAGAACGAGACCATCGACCGGGTCGGCGGCCATATTCCGGGGGCGGTTAACCGGTTCTTTCGCGACAACCTGCAGGCCGACGGGCGCTATAAGCCGGCCGCCCAGTTACGGGCCGAATGGCTGGCGGTGCTCGCCGGTTCGCCAGCGAAGCAGGTTGTCCATCAGTGCGGCTCGGGGGTTTCCGCCTGCCACAATCTGCTGGCCATGGAAATTGCCGGGCTGCCCGGCTCCCGGCTCTATGCCGGTTCGTGGAGCGAATGGTGCGCCGATTCATCGCGGCCGGTGGCAACCGGCTGA
- the tsaE gene encoding tRNA (adenosine(37)-N6)-threonylcarbamoyltransferase complex ATPase subunit type 1 TsaE: MHSPDVTAVFQLPDEAATQHLGEALAPLLQPGLVIFLEGDLGAGKTTLVRALIRALGHSGPVKSPTYSLVEVYVVSSLYLYHFDFYRFESPEEFLDAGFDEYFSKTAVCLVEWPERAHGCVPPPDLRLRLHHAGLGRVLEAVADTPEGTQCIKGLVSASDDGSFSATPAPR, encoded by the coding sequence GTGCATAGCCCCGATGTTACCGCCGTTTTCCAGTTGCCAGACGAGGCTGCCACCCAGCATCTGGGTGAAGCGCTGGCGCCTTTGCTGCAGCCCGGACTGGTGATTTTTCTCGAGGGGGATCTGGGGGCCGGCAAAACGACCCTGGTGCGCGCCTTGATACGTGCCCTCGGCCATAGCGGACCGGTCAAAAGCCCAACCTATTCGCTGGTTGAAGTTTACGTAGTTTCGAGCTTATACTTATATCACTTTGATTTTTATCGTTTCGAGTCGCCAGAGGAGTTTCTCGATGCGGGCTTTGACGAATACTTCAGCAAGACTGCGGTCTGCTTGGTCGAGTGGCCGGAACGTGCTCATGGCTGCGTTCCGCCGCCAGACCTGCGGCTGCGCCTTCATCATGCAGGTCTCGGGCGTGTCCTCGAGGCCGTGGCAGATACACCGGAAGGGACGCAATGCATAAAAGGGCTGGTCTCAGCCTCGGACGACGGCAGCTTCTCCGCTACGCCGGCGCCTCGCTGA
- the lspA gene encoding signal peptidase II has protein sequence MPDAKRWYALAGLVVILDQLSKWLVLENIHFGETIYVAPFWNWVLTYNPGAAFSFLADQAGWQRWFFTALALGISGWIAVMLRQHPQQKLLSLALALVMGGALGNVIDRVRFGAVVDFIQWHAAGYYWPAFNIADSAITVGAVLLVFEQLTAAGKKTEEKNT, from the coding sequence GTGCCTGATGCGAAGCGCTGGTATGCCCTGGCCGGGCTTGTCGTCATTCTCGACCAGCTCAGCAAGTGGCTGGTTCTGGAAAATATCCATTTCGGCGAAACGATTTACGTCGCACCTTTCTGGAACTGGGTGCTGACCTACAACCCCGGTGCCGCCTTCAGCTTCCTGGCCGACCAGGCGGGGTGGCAGCGCTGGTTTTTTACCGCGCTGGCGCTTGGCATTTCCGGCTGGATCGCCGTCATGTTGCGCCAGCATCCGCAGCAAAAGTTGCTGTCGCTGGCTTTGGCGCTGGTCATGGGCGGGGCGCTCGGCAATGTGATCGACCGTGTGCGCTTCGGGGCGGTCGTCGATTTCATCCAATGGCACGCCGCCGGCTATTACTGGCCAGCCTTCAATATCGCGGATTCGGCGATCACCGTCGGTGCAGTTTTGCTCGTTTTTGAGCAACTGACTGCCGCGGGCAAGAAAACCGAGGAGAAAAACACATGA
- a CDS encoding FKBP-type peptidyl-prolyl cis-trans isomerase, producing MTTVRSDSYLTLHYRISTLDGDEFLSTFDMSPATLQMGSGQLAENLESVLIGLPSHERFIFQLEPNEAFGQHNPRLVERIARSGLPAEMELKENSVVEFTAPNGGTFAGFLRELDATHALFDFNHPMAGKTIRFEVEIIGIM from the coding sequence ATGACGACCGTTCGTTCCGACAGCTATCTGACGCTGCACTACCGGATTTCGACGCTGGATGGCGATGAGTTCCTGTCCACTTTCGACATGAGCCCGGCGACGCTGCAGATGGGCAGCGGCCAACTGGCCGAGAATCTCGAATCGGTGCTGATCGGCCTGCCATCGCACGAGCGTTTTATTTTCCAGCTCGAGCCGAACGAGGCCTTCGGTCAGCACAATCCGCGCCTGGTCGAACGCATCGCCCGCAGCGGCCTGCCGGCCGAGATGGAACTCAAAGAGAATTCCGTCGTCGAATTCACCGCCCCTAACGGCGGCACGTTTGCGGGCTTCCTGCGCGAGCTGGATGCGACGCATGCCCTGTTCGACTTCAACCACCCGATGGCCGGAAAAACGATCCGCTTCGAGGTGGAAATCATCGGAATCATGTAA
- a CDS encoding DUF5710 domain-containing protein — translation MRTNLQVPFADKDQAKKLGARWDAARKVWYVENKTDMAPFSRWAPSPHVHSGAGEQPPKSIPGNKLQAAGKVIVGSDYVVPTRICQCLPWDVCDKCQATALSN, via the coding sequence ATGAGAACGAACTTGCAGGTTCCCTTTGCCGATAAAGACCAGGCAAAGAAACTGGGGGCCAGATGGGATGCGGCTCGGAAAGTTTGGTACGTCGAGAACAAAACCGATATGGCACCGTTCTCGCGCTGGGCACCAAGCCCGCACGTCCATTCGGGGGCCGGCGAACAACCGCCGAAGAGCATCCCCGGCAACAAACTTCAGGCGGCCGGCAAAGTCATCGTCGGCAGCGATTACGTCGTGCCAACGCGCATCTGCCAGTGCTTGCCGTGGGATGTCTGCGACAAATGCCAAGCCACGGCCCTGTCCAATTAG
- the ileS gene encoding isoleucine--tRNA ligase: MADYKDTLNLPDTAFPMRGDLPKREPQWVGQWQQNKLYERIREVCAGRPRFVLHDGPPYANGDIHIGHAVNKILKDIIVRSKTLSGFDAPYVPGWDCHGLPIEHQIEKLHGKNIPADQVRELSRAYAAEQVERQKKDFIRLGVLGEWNNPYLTMNFKAEADEMRALGKILEQGYLYQGLKPVNWCLDCGSALAEAEVEYEDKNSPAIDVAFAVHDNHADKLAAAFGLSHLRGPAFAVIWTTTPWTLPANEAVSVHPELTYDLVETEKGALILVRELAEACLKRYDLNGTVIGSCSGDQLDQILLKHPFQNRDVAIICGTHVTTEAGTGLVHTAPAHGADDFTIGKKYGLPVNNPVGNDGRFLGNTPALSVGELAGKTVWEANPLVLQELESAGRLLKSERIQHSYPHCWRHKTPIIFRATTQWFIGMEHKKDENASTLRWIAERAVDETQFFPAWGRARLEAMMRTRPDWCVSRQRNWGVPIPFFLHKETAQPHPRTAELIEQVALRVEKAGIEAWFSLDAAELLGAEADQYIKMKDTLDVWFDSGTTHWHVLRGSHAAQLAYPADLYLEGSDQHRGWFQSSLLSGCAIDGRAPYKALLTHGFVVDGKGHKMSKSKGNVIAPQQVSDKMGADILRLWTASTDYSGELTISDEILKRVVEGYRRIRNTLRFLLANVSDFDATADMLPVEEWLEIDRYTLALTRQLQDSCRGDYDRYEFHRVVQALQTFCSEDLGGFYLDILKDRLYTTAPKSKARRSAQSALWHITQSFVRLLAPITSFTAEEVWQVLGSQADDSVMFQLWHDLPKPEGEGELLAKWALVRTARAEVTKALEAQREAGKIGSALQAAVEIHCAGEKYAALAALGDDLKFVLICSSTAVVKAEAEQVIATPLEHGKCERCWHVREDVGASTEHPTLCGRCISNLYGAGEVRDRA; the protein is encoded by the coding sequence ATGGCTGATTACAAAGACACCCTGAACCTGCCGGATACCGCTTTTCCGATGCGCGGCGATCTGCCCAAGCGTGAGCCGCAATGGGTCGGCCAGTGGCAGCAGAACAAGCTCTACGAGCGCATCCGCGAAGTTTGTGCCGGCCGTCCGCGTTTTGTCCTGCATGACGGCCCGCCTTACGCCAATGGCGATATCCACATCGGTCATGCGGTCAACAAGATTCTCAAGGACATCATCGTCCGCTCGAAAACCCTCTCCGGTTTCGATGCGCCCTATGTGCCGGGCTGGGATTGCCACGGCTTGCCGATCGAGCATCAGATTGAAAAACTGCACGGCAAGAACATTCCCGCCGACCAGGTGCGCGAACTGAGCCGTGCCTACGCGGCAGAACAGGTCGAACGCCAGAAGAAGGATTTCATCCGCCTCGGTGTGCTGGGTGAATGGAACAATCCCTACCTGACCATGAATTTCAAGGCCGAAGCCGATGAAATGCGGGCGCTCGGCAAGATCCTCGAACAGGGCTACCTGTATCAGGGCTTGAAGCCGGTCAACTGGTGTCTGGATTGCGGTTCGGCGCTGGCCGAAGCCGAGGTCGAGTACGAGGACAAGAATTCGCCGGCCATCGATGTGGCGTTTGCCGTGCATGACAACCATGCCGACAAGCTGGCCGCCGCCTTTGGCCTGTCTCATCTGCGCGGCCCGGCTTTTGCGGTGATCTGGACGACAACGCCGTGGACGCTGCCGGCCAACGAAGCGGTCAGCGTCCATCCGGAACTGACCTATGATCTGGTCGAGACGGAGAAGGGCGCGCTGATCCTGGTTCGCGAACTGGCCGAAGCCTGTCTCAAGCGTTATGACCTGAACGGCACGGTCATCGGCTCCTGTAGCGGCGACCAGCTCGATCAGATTCTATTGAAGCACCCGTTCCAGAATCGGGACGTTGCCATCATCTGCGGCACCCACGTCACCACCGAAGCCGGTACCGGCCTGGTGCACACCGCGCCGGCACACGGGGCGGACGACTTCACCATCGGCAAGAAATACGGTTTGCCGGTGAATAATCCGGTCGGCAACGATGGCCGCTTCCTTGGCAATACGCCAGCGCTATCGGTTGGCGAACTGGCCGGCAAGACGGTCTGGGAAGCCAATCCGCTGGTCCTGCAGGAACTCGAATCCGCCGGCCGGCTGCTCAAGAGCGAGCGAATCCAGCACAGCTACCCGCATTGCTGGCGCCACAAGACGCCGATCATCTTCCGGGCGACGACGCAGTGGTTCATCGGCATGGAACACAAGAAGGACGAAAACGCCTCGACGCTGCGCTGGATTGCCGAGCGTGCCGTCGATGAAACCCAGTTCTTCCCGGCCTGGGGCCGCGCCCGCCTCGAGGCGATGATGCGCACCCGGCCGGACTGGTGTGTTTCCCGCCAGCGCAACTGGGGCGTGCCGATTCCCTTCTTCCTGCACAAAGAGACGGCGCAGCCGCATCCGCGCACGGCCGAACTGATCGAACAGGTCGCCCTGCGGGTTGAAAAAGCCGGCATCGAAGCCTGGTTCAGTCTGGATGCCGCCGAACTGCTCGGTGCCGAGGCCGACCAGTACATCAAGATGAAAGACACGCTCGACGTCTGGTTCGATTCCGGTACGACTCACTGGCACGTGCTGCGCGGTTCGCATGCCGCCCAGTTGGCCTATCCGGCCGATCTTTATCTTGAAGGCTCCGACCAGCATCGCGGCTGGTTCCAGTCCTCACTGCTTTCCGGCTGCGCCATCGATGGTCGGGCGCCGTACAAGGCACTGCTCACCCATGGCTTCGTGGTCGATGGCAAGGGCCACAAGATGTCGAAGTCGAAGGGCAACGTCATCGCGCCGCAGCAGGTTTCCGACAAGATGGGCGCCGACATCCTGCGCCTGTGGACCGCGTCGACCGACTACTCCGGTGAACTGACGATTTCCGACGAAATCCTCAAGCGCGTCGTCGAAGGTTATCGGCGTATCCGCAATACGCTGCGTTTCCTGCTCGCCAACGTTTCCGACTTCGACGCCACGGCAGACATGCTGCCGGTCGAGGAATGGCTGGAAATCGACCGCTATACACTGGCTCTGACGCGGCAACTGCAGGACTCTTGCCGAGGCGACTACGATCGCTACGAATTCCACCGCGTGGTCCAGGCGCTGCAGACCTTCTGCTCCGAAGACCTCGGCGGCTTCTACCTCGATATCCTGAAGGACCGCCTGTACACCACGGCACCGAAATCGAAGGCCCGCCGCTCGGCACAGTCGGCGTTGTGGCACATCACGCAGAGCTTCGTCCGCCTGCTGGCGCCGATCACCTCATTTACCGCCGAAGAAGTCTGGCAGGTGCTGGGCAGTCAGGCTGACGATTCCGTGATGTTCCAACTCTGGCACGACCTGCCGAAGCCGGAAGGCGAGGGCGAACTGCTGGCCAAGTGGGCGCTGGTCCGCACGGCCCGGGCTGAAGTCACCAAGGCGCTGGAAGCCCAGCGCGAAGCCGGCAAGATCGGTTCGGCGCTGCAGGCGGCGGTGGAAATCCATTGCGCCGGCGAGAAATACGCTGCCTTGGCGGCGCTTGGCGACGACCTGAAATTCGTCCTTATTTGCTCATCCACCGCGGTCGTCAAGGCCGAGGCCGAGCAAGTTATCGCGACGCCGCTCGAACATGGCAAGTGCGAACGCTGCTGGCATGTCCGCGAGGATGTCGGTGCCAGTACCGAACATCCAACCCTGTGTGGCCGCTGCATCAGCAACCTTTACGGGGCTGGCGAGGTTCGTGACCGTGCCTGA
- a CDS encoding N-acetylmuramoyl-L-alanine amidase, with product MHKRAGLSLGRRQLLRYAGASLILSVSPLAGAAAKLPAVLAVRVWPAADYTRVTLEHDAPLKYTHFIVENPDRLVVDIEGVEFNSVLDSLARKVATDDPYIKLLRAGRFKPGVVRLVMELKTKVNPQVFMLPPAGEYGHRLVLDVYPINPPDPLMALLEGRKDAVEPLQADPDLQVVETKPGKTPEAPEVHTSKKSGKPIVDRLVTITLDPGHGGEDPGAIGQGGSQEKNVTLEVAKRLKARIDAEPNMRAVMTRDSDFFVPLQMRVQKARRVQSDLFLSIHADAWIKPDARGSSVFVLSERGASSTQARLLAQRENQADLVGGVNLGSKDLFLARTLLDLSQTATINDSLKLGKYLLGELGAINTLHKNYVEQAGFAVLKAPDIPSALIETAFISNPEEERRLNDDAYQEKLADAIVRGIRQYFLRHPPGPKAKLAQLG from the coding sequence ATGCATAAAAGGGCTGGTCTCAGCCTCGGACGACGGCAGCTTCTCCGCTACGCCGGCGCCTCGCTGATCCTCTCTGTTTCGCCGCTGGCCGGCGCTGCCGCCAAATTGCCGGCGGTGCTCGCCGTGCGCGTCTGGCCCGCTGCTGATTACACGCGCGTTACGCTGGAGCATGACGCTCCGCTCAAATACACCCATTTCATCGTTGAGAATCCCGATCGGCTGGTTGTCGATATCGAGGGCGTTGAATTCAACAGTGTGCTCGACAGCCTCGCCCGCAAGGTGGCGACTGACGATCCTTACATCAAGCTGCTGCGGGCCGGCCGTTTCAAGCCGGGCGTCGTGCGTCTGGTCATGGAGCTGAAGACCAAGGTCAATCCGCAGGTTTTCATGTTGCCGCCGGCCGGCGAATACGGCCATCGTCTGGTTCTCGACGTTTATCCGATCAATCCGCCCGACCCGTTGATGGCTTTGCTCGAAGGTCGCAAGGATGCGGTCGAGCCGCTGCAGGCCGATCCCGATTTGCAGGTGGTCGAAACCAAGCCGGGAAAAACACCCGAAGCGCCCGAGGTGCATACCAGCAAGAAATCCGGCAAGCCCATTGTCGACCGACTGGTTACCATTACCCTCGATCCCGGCCATGGCGGCGAAGATCCCGGGGCAATTGGCCAGGGCGGCTCCCAGGAAAAGAATGTCACGCTGGAAGTCGCCAAGCGCCTGAAGGCCCGCATTGATGCGGAGCCGAACATGCGGGCGGTGATGACCCGCGATTCGGATTTCTTCGTGCCGCTGCAAATGCGGGTCCAGAAAGCGCGGCGCGTCCAGTCCGATCTTTTCCTGTCGATCCATGCCGATGCCTGGATCAAGCCGGATGCCCGTGGTTCATCGGTCTTTGTTCTCTCCGAGCGCGGCGCTTCGAGTACGCAGGCCCGGCTTCTGGCGCAGCGCGAAAATCAGGCCGACCTGGTTGGCGGGGTGAATCTCGGCAGCAAGGATCTGTTCCTGGCGCGGACACTGCTCGACCTCTCGCAAACGGCAACCATCAACGACAGTCTGAAATTGGGCAAATACCTGCTCGGCGAGCTGGGCGCGATCAATACACTGCATAAAAACTATGTTGAGCAGGCCGGTTTTGCCGTATTGAAGGCGCCGGATATTCCTTCGGCGCTGATCGAAACCGCTTTTATTTCGAATCCGGAAGAGGAGCGTCGCCTGAACGACGATGCCTATCAGGAAAAACTCGCCGACGCGATCGTACGGGGTATTCGTCAATATTTCCTTCGTCATCCGCCGGGGCCGAAAGCCAAGCTGGCTCAGCTCGGCTGA
- a CDS encoding bifunctional riboflavin kinase/FAD synthetase, giving the protein MRVFRGHSRPVPAPVVLAIGNFDGVHLGHAVLLRQLVNSAKRLELAPTVLTFEPHPREFFAPESAPARLTTLREKLELLADLGVSQSMVCRFNAAFAALTADQFIEQVLVRGLQVKHLIIGDDFCFGRGRTGNFALLQAAGQRFGFTVEAMQSVTLDGERVSSSGVRRALAIGDMAHAARLLGRPYIIDGQVAHGDKIGRQLGFATANIRIKHNPLPMAGVFAVEVSGLGDGPLPGVANLGIRPTVGGTRPLLEVHLFDFDRDIYGAHISVRFVNKLRDEQRFPNFDALKAQIAADAAAARAYFSL; this is encoded by the coding sequence ATGCGCGTATTTCGCGGTCATTCGCGTCCCGTCCCTGCTCCAGTTGTGCTTGCCATTGGTAATTTCGATGGCGTTCACCTCGGGCATGCCGTCCTTCTCCGGCAACTGGTGAATTCAGCCAAGCGACTCGAGTTGGCACCGACCGTGCTGACCTTCGAACCACATCCGCGCGAGTTCTTTGCCCCTGAGTCTGCCCCGGCGCGTCTGACCACGCTGCGTGAAAAGCTGGAGTTGCTGGCCGACCTGGGCGTCAGCCAGAGCATGGTGTGCCGCTTCAATGCAGCTTTCGCGGCGCTGACGGCCGATCAGTTCATCGAACAGGTGCTGGTTCGCGGCTTGCAGGTCAAACATCTGATCATCGGCGACGATTTCTGTTTCGGTCGCGGCCGGACCGGGAATTTCGCATTGTTGCAGGCGGCCGGGCAGCGCTTCGGTTTCACCGTCGAAGCGATGCAGAGCGTGACGCTGGATGGCGAACGCGTTTCCAGTTCCGGGGTGCGGCGGGCTTTGGCGATCGGTGACATGGCGCATGCGGCGCGCCTCCTTGGCCGGCCTTACATCATCGACGGTCAGGTCGCGCATGGCGACAAGATCGGGCGTCAGCTGGGCTTTGCCACGGCCAATATCCGCATCAAGCATAATCCGTTGCCGATGGCCGGCGTTTTCGCGGTGGAAGTGAGCGGTCTCGGCGACGGGCCGCTGCCCGGTGTGGCCAATCTTGGTATCCGGCCGACGGTCGGCGGTACCCGGCCGCTGCTGGAAGTCCATTTATTCGATTTCGACCGCGACATTTATGGCGCGCACATTTCCGTTCGTTTCGTCAATAAACTGCGGGACGAGCAACGCTTTCCCAATTTCGATGCCCTCAAGGCGCAGATCGCGGCTGATGCCGCGGCTGCCCGGGCCTACTTCTCGCTGTGA